From Triticum urartu cultivar G1812 chromosome 2, Tu2.1, whole genome shotgun sequence, a single genomic window includes:
- the LOC125538575 gene encoding ATP-dependent RNA helicase SUV3L, mitochondrial, giving the protein MAAAIAASLIRRTTSSPYRRLLLPTFSHLHRPAPQSPSPWPPSQHRFLSSDATDDPDRKLPPLDPKQLWRELSTAEPATGSSRLPKATWDDVVALTRRFAKDPAIADQALALYIPSSEFPTYARHFRHFIPARLSQESAERLLSLPGEGAHALLLPAFAEYCLNYHADQLRQNKSVMAAADLTAPHTWYPFARAMRRRVVYHCGPTNSGKTHNALARFSAAKSGVYCSPLRLLAMEVFDKVNALGVYCTLRTGQEIKEVPFSNHVACTIEMLSTEELYEVAVVDEIQMMADPVRGYAWSRAVLGIKADEIHLCGDPSVLKIVRKVCADTGDDLEVHQYERFKPLVVEAKSLLGDLKNVRSGDCVVAFSRREIFEVKLAIEKFTKHKCCVIYGALPPETRRQQATLFNEQDNEYDVLVASDAVGMGLNLNIRRVVFYSLSKYNGDKMVPVAASQVKQIAGRAGRRGSVYPDGLTTTFLLDDLDYLIQCLQQPFEEAQKIGLFPCFEQVEMFASQFPNLTFTDLLDKFRDNCRIDKTYFMCQQDSIKKVANMLERVQGLSLKDRYNFCFAPVNIRDPKAMYHLLRFATHYSQSRRVSIAMGMPKGSARNDTELLDLETKHQVLSMYLWLSHHFEEDNFPHVQKAEEMATNIADLLGKSLAKASWKPESRQQAKQRREEIESDSNAEQASDNDAKNVSKVGYERTRSLPKTFPRTRHGQPSHNSSLNLLA; this is encoded by the exons ATGGCCGCCGCCATCGCTGCCTCGCTTATCCGCCGCACCACCTCATCGCCGTACCGCCGACTTCTCCTCCCCACCTTCTCGCACCTCCACCGCCCTGCCCCCCAATCTCCATCCCCATGGCCCCCATCCCAACATCGCTTCCTCTCGTCTGACGCAACCGACGACCCTGATCGGAAGCTGCCTCCGCTGGACCCGAAGCAACTGTGGCGCGAGCTCTCCACCGCCGAGCCTGCGACGGGCTCGTCGCGCCTCCCCAAGGCCACGTGGGACGACGTGGTGGCCCTCACCCGCCGCTTCGCCAAGGATCCCGCCATTGCCGACCAGGCCCTCGCGCTCTACATCCCCTCCTCAGAGTTTCCCACGTATGCTCGGCACTTCCGCCACTTCATCCCTGCGCGCCTCTCCCAAGAATCCGCCGAGCGGCTCCTTTCTCTCCCGGGCGAGGGCGCGCACGCCCTCCTCCTCCCGGCCTTCGCCGAGTACTGCCTCAACTACCATGCGGATCAGTTGAGGCAGAACAAGTCCGTCATGGCTGCGGCCGACCTCACGGCGCCGCACACCTGGTACCCCTTCGCCCGCGCCATGCGCCGGCGGGTGGTGTACCATTGCGGGCCCACCAACAGCGGCAAGACGCACAACGCACTCGCACGCTTCAGCGCCGCCAAGTCCGGTGTGTACTGCAGCCCGCTCCGGCTCCTCGCCATGGAGGTATTCGACAAGGTCAATGCACTCGGTGTCTACTGCACCCTCCGCACTGGCCAAGAGATAAAGGAAGTTCCCTTCTCCAACCATGTTGCTTGCACTATTGAGATGCTGTCCACGGAGGAGCTCTACGAAGTCGCCGTGGTTGATGAGATACAGATGATGGCTGACCCTGTCAGGGGCTATGCGTGGTCACGTGCTGTTCTTGGGATCAAGGCAGATGAGATACATCTCTGTGGTGACCCTAGTGTGCTCAAGATTGTTCGTAAGGTCTGCGCAGATACTGGAGATGATTTGGAGGTGCATCAGTATGAGCGGTTCAAGCCACTTGTTGTCGAGGCCAAGTCGCTACTTGGAGACCTCAAGAATGTTCGCTCTGGTGATTGCGTTGTTGCCTTCTCACGCAGAGAGATATTTGAGGTGAAGCTGGCAATTGAGAAGTTTACGAAGCACAAGTGTTGCGTCATATATGGAGCTTTGCCACCGGAGACAAGGCGCCAGCAAGCAACATTGTTCAACGAACAGGATAATGAGTATGATGTTCTTGTAGCGAGTGATGCGGTCGGTATGGGTCTGAACCTTAACATTAGGAGGGTTGTGTTCTATAGCTTGTCCAAGTACAACGGGGACAAGATGGTACCTGTTGCTGCTTCACAGGTAAAGCAGATAGCTGGGCGTGCTGGTCGGAGGGGAAGTGTTTATCCAGATGGACTCACAACCACTTTCTTGTTGGATGATTTGGATTATTTAATTCAGTGCCTGCAACAGCCGTTTGAGGAGGCACAAAAAATCGGTCTTTTTCCTTGCTTCGAACAAGTGGAAATGTTTGCCAGTCAGTTCCCCAACCTCACTTTCACTGACTTGTTGGATAAGTTCCGTGACAATTGCCGCATCGACAAGACATACTTCATGTGCCAGCAGGATAGTATCAAGAAGGTTGCTAATATGCTCGAGAGGGTCCAGGGTCTCTCCCTCAAGGATCGCTACAATTTTTGTTTCGCGCCAGTTAATATAAGGGATCCGAAAGCCATGTACCATCTTCTGAGATTTGCTACTCATTATAGCCAGAGCCGTCGTGTTAGCATTGCGATGGGAATGCCGAAGGGTTCGGCAAGGAATGACACTGAACTGCTGGATCTCGAGACGAAGCACCAAGTCCTGTCGATGTATTTGTGGCTGTCACACCATTTTGAGGAAGATAACTTTCCTCATGTGCAGAAAGCTGAGGAAATGGCAACGAATATTGCTGATTTGCTTGGCAAGTCACTTGCCAAGGCATCCTGGAAGCCTGAATCAAGACAACAAGCAAAGCAGAGGCGAGAAGAAATAGAGAGTGACAGCAATGCTGAACAGGCGTCAGATAATGATGCAAAGAATGTTTCCAAAGTTGGTTATGAAAGGACGAGGTCGCTTCCTAAAACATTTCCAAG GACAAGACATGGTCAGCCCAGCCATAATTCTTCTTTGAACCTTCTGGCCTGA
- the LOC125538576 gene encoding protease Do-like 8, chloroplastic, with product MHCLACAAPAAAAAARAPGRRFGRRRVVVDCIASADRNVEGTPPRLRETCELSEISSKTLLFASKRKILAFSAFCLCLHSSRYLSALALGDPTVKIEDVTPKIFPSGPLFPTEKRIAELFETNTYSVVNIFDATLRPQLNVTGVVEIPEGNGSGVVWDESGHIVTNYHVVGNALSKNPKLGEVVARVNILAAEGIQKNFEGILIGADRAKDLAVLKVDAPSDILKPIIVGQSSALKVGQQCLAIGNPFGFDHTLTVGVISGLNRDIFSQAGVTIGGGIQTDAAINPGNSGGPLLDSKGHMIGINTAIFTQTGTSAGVGFAIQSSTILKIVPQLIQSGKVRRAGLNVEFAPDPIAYQLNVRDGALILKVPPGSAVEKAGLVPTGRGFAGNIILGDVIVAVDGKPIKGKSDLLRVLDDYGVGDTVTLTIRRGTETIPIALSLEDASV from the exons ATGCACTGCCTCGCCTGCGCCGCGCCCGCTGCAGCGGCCGCAGCTCGTGCTCCTGGAAGGCGCTTCGGCCGCCGGAGAGTGGTTGTCGACTGCATCGCCTCCGCAGACCGCAACGTGGAAGGAACGCCTCCGAG GTTAAGGGAAACATGTGAACTTTCTGAAATCTCAAGCAAAACACTGCTGTTTGCGTCAAAGAGGAAGATTCTTGCATTTTCGGCCTTTTGCCTTTGCTTACATTCTTCAAGGTACTTATCAG CACTTGCTTTGGGCGATCCAACCGTCAAAATTGAGGATGTTACTCCAAAGATATTTCCATCTGGTCCATTGTTTCCAACCGAG AAACGGATCGCAGAGCTTTTTGAAACAAATACTTACTCAGTGGTCAACATTTTTGATGCGACACTGCGCCCCCAGCTCAATGTAACAGGGGTTGTTGAG ATCCCAGAAGGAAATGGTTCTGGAGTTGTTTGGGATGAGTCTGGTCATATTGTTACAAATTATCATG TGGTTGGCAATGCTCTTTCGAAAAATCCAAAGCTTGGTGAAGTTGTCGCACGTGTCAACATTCTTGCTGCCGAAGG GATACAGAAAAATTTCGAAGGAATATTGATTGGTGCAGACCGCGCTAAAGATCTTGCTGTCCTTAAG GTGGACGCCCCTTCAGATATCTTGAAGCCAATTATTGTGGGGCAGTCCTCAGCTCTAAAAGTTGGTCAGCAATGCTTAGCAATTGGAAATCCTTTTGGTTTTGACCATACTCTGACTGTTGGTGTTATCAGTGGTTTAAATCGAGATATATTTAGTCAAGCTGGAGTGACAATTGGAGGTGGGATTCAAACAGATGCAGCTATTAACCCTGGGAACAG TGGTGGTCCTTTGCTAGATTCGAAAGGGCACATGATTGGTATCAACACAGCAATTTTTACACAGACAG GAACGTCCGCCGGTGTTGGTTTTGCTATCCAATCATCAACTATACTCAAAATAGTTCCTCAGTTGATTCAGTCTGGAAAG GTTCGACGTGCTGGGCTGAATGTGGAATTCGCACCAGATCCGATTGCGTATCAGCTTAACGTCCGTGATGGTGCTCTTATACTGAAG GTTCCCCCGGGCAGCGCCGTGGAAAAAGCAGGTCTAGTTCCTACAGGCAGGGGTTTTGCCGGCAATATTATCCTGGGTGACGTCATTGTTGCAGTGGATGGCAAACCG ATTAAGGGCAAATCTGACCTCCTGAGGGTTCTAGACGACTACGGGGTCGGAGACACGGTGACCCTGACGATCAGAAGAGGCACTGAGACAATTCCGATAGCCCTGTCGCTGGAAGACGCAAGCGTTTGA
- the LOC125538577 gene encoding 60S ribosomal protein L34: MVQRLTYRKRHSYATKSNQTRVVKTPGGRLVYQYTKKRASGPKCPVTGKKIQGIPHLRPTEYKRSRLSRNRRTVNRPYGGVLSGQAVRERIIRAFLVEEQKIVKKVLKIQKTKEKQPSK, from the exons ATGGTGCAGCGCCTGACGTACCGGAAGCGGCACAGCTACGCCACCAAGTCCAACCAGACCAGGGTCGTCAAAACCCCAG GAGGGAGGCTTGTGTACCAGTACACCAAGAAGAGGGCGAGCGGACCCAAATGTCCGGTCACAGGCAAGAAGATCCAGGGG ATACCTCATCTAAGGCCTACTGAGTACAAAAGATCCAGATTATCCAGGAACAGGAGAACAGTGAACCGTCCTTATGGTGGTGTTCTATCTGGTCAGGCTGTTAGGGAGAG GATCATCCGTGCTTTCCTTGTCGAAGAGCAAAAGATTGTGaagaaggttttgaagatccagAAGACCAAGGAGAAGCAGCCATCAAAGTGA